GTGGCGGTAATTGAGCACTGCGCTGAACAACGGCAGCGGCGCGGCGACGCCGCTGCAACGCTGGGCCAGGGCAAGCGATGCATGTTCATGGCCGAGCAGTGCCGTCAGGCGCTCATGGGTGCGCTTGACAGCCGCGCGCACACCGGTCTCATCGATATCCACGCGCAACGGCAAGGTGTTGATGAACATTCCCAGTGCACGGTCGCTGCCTTTGCCCCCCTGCATACGGCCAAGCAGCACGGTGCCGAAGACCACGCCGTGCTGGCTGCTCGTGCTGGCCAGCACCCGCGCCCATGCCAGATGAAACAGGCTGGCGGCGCTGACACCCGCGAGTCGGGCCTGGGCCCTGAGGCGCTGGCTGAAAGTCGGGGCCAGGCTTTGCTGCACCTCTTCGATTGCACTGCCGTCACCTTGGACGTCCTGCAAGCCGAATGGGAGTGTCGGCTCGTCGATGTCTCCCAGCATCTGGCGGAAGAATGCCTCATGCTCCTGCTCTGCGACGCCCAGGCGCGCCTGAGCCACATAGTTGCGGTAAGGAATGGCTGCGTCAGCGATCAGGGGCTGCCCGAGCAAACTGGCTTGCATCTCCTGACGTACGCTGTCGAGTGCCGTGTGATCGAGGACGATATGGTGGAACAGCAAAATCGCGACGACCCGCTGCTGACCGGGGTCCTCGGCATACACCAGGCGGACCAGCGGGGCCTGGGACATCGGCATCCGGTAATGGCGCGGATCAAAACGCTGGTGCAACTGCTCGATGGCGTTGCCTTGCAGCGATACGCACTGCACGGCCAGTTCAGCCTTGCGCCACACCACTTGCAGCGGTTGCACCAGGCCTTCCCAGACCACTGCGGTGCGCAGGATATCGTGGCGATCGATCACCTGTTGCAGCGCCTGGGCAAAGGCGTCCAGACGTTCAAGGCTGTCAAACGCCAGGTGCGATTGCAGCAGGTACGGGTCGCCCTGCTCGGCGCTGATGTGATGGTAGAAAATGCCTTCCTGCAACGGCGCCAGCGGATAGATATCCTGCACATTGGCGGCGCCGCCGGGGACTTGGTCGATGACCTGATCCAGCGTCGACTGCTCCAGCGTGACCAGCGACAGCATGTCCGCCGTGATGCGTTGGCAGCCGTCAGGAATACGATTCGCCGGCACCTGCACTTCACGCCCACTGCCCACGGCGGCGGCCAGCGCGGCCAGGGTCGGCTGGCTGAACAGCACGCGCACATCGGCGCTCAGGCCCACTTGGCGCATGCGCTCGATCAGGCTGACGGCCAGCAATGAATGCCCGCCCAGTTCGAAGAAGTGGTCATGGCGCCCCACCTGCTCCACCTGCAGCACCTCGGCCCAGATCCGCGCCAGGCGGGTTTCCACCTCGCCCTGGGGCGCTTCGTAGTCACGGGTCAGCAGCGCGGCCTGATCGGGGGCCGGCAGGGCCTTGCGGTCCAGCTTGCCGTTGGCGGTCAGGGGCAAGGCCGCAAGTTTCACGTAAGCCACCGGCACCAGTGCCTCGGGCAGTTGCGCCTGCAGTTGCGCGCGCAGGGATTCGATCGACAGCGCCTGATGCTCGGTGAACCAGGCGATCAAGCGGCCTTCGCGCACCAGCACCACCGCTTCCGCTACGCCATCGAGCGCGACCAGGCGGCTTTCGATTTCGCCCAGTTCAACCCGCACCCCGCGCAATTTGACCTGGTCATCGTTGCGCCCCAGGTACTCCAGGTTGCCATCGGGCAGCCAGCGCACCAGGTCGCCGGTGCGGTACATGCGCCCGGGGTTGAACGGGTCTTGCAGGAAGCGCTCGGCGGTCAGGTCCGGGCGGTTCAGGTAACCGCGCGCCACGCCGCGGCCACCCACATACAGTTCACCGGCCACGCCCACCGGCACCGGACGCAAGTGCGCATCCAGCACGTAGCTGGTGGCATTGGCGATGGGCCGGCCGATATGCAAAGGCTGCCCGGCCCGTACGCGGCCGGAGGTGGCGACCACCGTGGCTTCGGTGGGGCCGTAGTTATTGATCAGGGCAAACCGTCGTTCCTGGCTGAACTGGCGCAGGCGGTCGCCCCCGATCAGCAGCATGCGCAGGGTCGGGTGTTGCAGGTTCAGGCTGAAGGCGTACTCGGCCACCGGAGTGGGCAGGAAGCTCACGTCCAGCGGCTGCGCCAGCCACCAGGCCAACAGTTCGTCGATGTTTTCGTTGCCCACGCTGGCGGGCGGCAGGTGCAGGGTCGCGCCCACGCACAGCGCCGGCCAGACTTCCCAGGCCAGCGCATCGAAACCGAAACCGGCGACGCTGCTGGTATGGCTGGCAGCCCGCAGGCCAAAGGCCTCGCAGTGCCAGTGCACGAGGTTTTCCACGTGGTGATGTTCCACCATTACGCCCTTGGGCTGGCCAGTGGAACCGGAGGTGTAGATCACGTAGGCCAGGTGCGCCGGGGTCAATGTGCCGAGTTGCGGATTGCTCGGGGGATGTAGCTGCAAACGCGGGTCCTGCAGGTCGACACTGGCGACGCCACCGAGCAGGTCTCGGGTGCAGGCTTGCGAGAGCACCGCCACCGGCGCACTGTCCTGCAACAGATAGGCGATCCGCTCGGCCGGGTACGCCGGGTCGATCGGCACATAGCCCGCACCGGCCTTGAGAATGCCGAGCAGGCCCACCAGCATCTGCGGGCCGCGACGGCAGCAGATCGCCACGCGGTCATCCGGCTGCACGCCAAGTCCGAGCAGGTGATGCGCCAGCTGGTTGGCGCGTTGATTGAGCTGCTGATAGGTCAGTGCCACACCGTCCTGCATCACCGCAACAGCCTCGGGCTGACGCTCGGCCTGCACTTCAAAGGCGCCGTGCAGAGTGTGCCCGCGCGGGAAGTCATGGGCGGTGGTGTTGAATTCGCGCAGCAGCGTGTCGCGTTCCGCCGTCGGCAGAATCGGCAGGTGATGCAGGCGGGTGTTCGGCGCATTCTCCAGAGCGGCCACCAGTTGCGCCACGGCGTTGTGCATGTAGTCGCACAGGCGCTGGGCGCCGATCTGCGGCAAGGCCAGCACGGCCAACGCAAAGCCCTCGCCCAGGTCGTCCACACTCAGGGTCAGCGGATAGTTGCTGCGCTCTTCGCCGCCGAGCAGTTGTACGCCCTCCCAGATCCCGTGGCCGTCGCGGGCCATTTCGCCGGGGCTGCTGTGACGGTAATTGAGCAAGGCGCTGAACAGCGGCGTGGTCGTCGCCACCCCACTGCAACGCTGGGCCAGGGCGAGCGAGGCATGCTCATGCCCGAGCAAGGCGCTCAAGCGTGCATGGGTGGTCTTGACCGCGTCGGCGGCAGCGGCCGCCACATCGACGCGCAGCGGCAAGGTGTTGATGAACATGCCCAGGGCGCGGTCCGCCCCGTCGCCGGCCTGCATGCGGCCCATCAGGACAGTGCCGAACACCACGTCGTCGCGCCCGGACACCAGCCCCAGCACCTGCGCCCAGGCCAGGTGCATCAGGCTTGCGGCGCTGACACCCAGGTGGCGTGCCTGCTCGCGCACCCGCTGCGCCAGCTCGACCGGCAATTGTAGTTCGGCTTCTTCGATGGTGCGGCCGTCGCCTTGCACATCGTGCAGGCCGAATGGCAGCGTCGGCTCGTCGACATCGGCGAGCATGCCGCGGAAAAACTGCTCATGCTCGGCCACGCTGACTCTCAGGCGCGCCTGGGCCACGTAGTTGCGAAACGGCGCGGCCTCGGGTAAGTCATCGGCCTGCTCCAGCATGAAGGCCCGCATCTCCTGGCCCACCACTTCCATGGCGGTATGGTCCAGGGCCAGGTGGTGGAACAGCAGGATCGCGGCGACACGCTGATTGGCCGGGTCCTGGGCGTAGACCATACGCAGCAGCGGCGCCTGGGTAATGTCCAATCGATAGTGGCGCGCATCGAAGCGCGCATGCAGTTGTTCGATGATGCCGCCGTCGGCCGGGTCCAGGCTGACGGCCTGCACCACCAGCTGCGCCTGGCGCCACACCACTTGCACCGGGCTGTCCAGGCCTTCCCAGACCACCCCGGTGCGCAGGATGTCGTGGCGCGCCACCACCTGCTGCAGCGCGCCCATGAAAGCGTGCAAGCGTTCGAGGCTGTCGAACGCCATGCGCGATTGCAGCAGGTACGGGTCGCCCTGTTCAGCGCTGATGTGGTGATAGAGGATGCCTTCCTGCAACGGCGCCAGCGGGTAGATATCCTGCACGTTCGCCGCACCGCCCGGCACGTTGGCCACGATGCGTTCGATGGCGGCTGCGTCGAGTTGCACCAGGCTGAGCATCGACGGGGTGATGTGCGTGCAACCTGCCGGGATGCCATTGGCCGGCACCACGATTTCACGCCCGCTGCCCACCGCCGCCGCCAATGCCGCCAGGCTGGGCTGGCTGAACAGCACGCGTACATCGGCGCTCAGGCCGACGCGGCGCATGCGCTCGATCAGGCTGACGGCCAGCAACGAATGCCCGCCGAGTTCGAAGAAATGATCATGCCGCCCGACGCGCTCGAGCTTGAGCACGTCCTGCCAGATCTGCGCCAGCAGGGTTTCCACCTCGCCCTCGGGCGCCTCGTAGGCACGGCTGAGCAGGGCTTGCGGGTCTGGCGCGGGCAAGGCCTTGCGGTCGAGCTTGCCGTTGTTGGTCAAGGGCAGACTGGCCAGCGGCATATAGGCCGAGGGCAGCATGTAGTCCGGCAGCAGGCCTTGCAGGTGGGCGTGCACCTCGTCGATGCCCAATGCGGCGTCGGCCCAAGTGAAATAGGCCACCAGGCGCTTGTCCCCCGGCACGTCCTCGCGGGCCAGCACGGCGACGTCGCGGATGCCCGCGCAGCTCGCCAGACGCGCCTCGATTTCGCCCAGCTCGATACGGAAACCACGGATTTTCACTTGGTCGTCATTGCGTCCAAGGCATTCGAGCAAGCCGTCCACCGACCAGCGCCCCAGGTCGCCCGTGCGGTACATCAGGGCGTGAGGCTGCTCGGAAAACGGGTCGTGCACGAACTTTTCGGCGCTCAGGTCCGGGCGGTTCAAATAGCCCTTGGCCACGCCATCGCCGCCAATGCAGATTTCGCCGGTGATGCCCAGCGGCACCGGCTGTAACTGTGCGTCCAGTACATAGATTTGGGTGTTGGAAATAGGCCGACCCACCGGCACGCTCTCCACGTCATCGGCAAGTGCGCGCACTTCGTAGGTGGTGGCGTAGGTGGTGGTTTCGGTCGGGCCATAGCAATGCACCAGGCGCAGTGCCGGTGCCTGGGCCAGCAGGCTGCGGAAGGCGGCCGGGTCGGCGCGCTCGCCGCCGCACAGCAGAATGCGCAGGCCAGCCAATGCCTCGGGAATCAGCTGCACATACTGGTTGAACAGCGCGGTGGTGACGAACAGCACCGTGGCACCGGCAAGCTCGGCGCTGAAGGCCTGCGGGTCGAGTACGGTGGCGTGGTCGATCACCTGCACTTGCCCACCGTTGAGCAGCGCGCCCCACACATCCATGGTGCTGGCGTCAAACGCCGGGTTCGAGGCAAAGGCCACGCGGTCCTGGGCATTGAAGTCGGCGTAGCCGTTATTGATCACCAGCCGGGTAATGCCGCGCTGGGGCACCAGTACGCCTTTGGGCGTGCCGGTGGAGCCGGAGGTGTACATGATGTACGCCACGGTGTCGGCGGACTGCTCCCGCTCGGGATTCTCCACAGGCAGCCCGTCGAGGTTCAGCCCGGTCAGGTCGTCCAGCACCAGGCGGGCGCCGCTGTCCTGCACCATGAACGCTTGGCGGTCGGCCGGCGCGTTGACATCCAGCGGTACGTACACCGCCGCGCACTTGAGCACGGCCAGTTGGCTGACCACCAGCTCGATGCTGCGCGGCAGCGCCAGGGCCACCGGCTCGCCGGCTTGCACGCCTTGGCCGATCAGGTAGTGAGCCAGGCGATTCGCGCGGCGGTTGAGGTCGCGGTAACTCAGGGACAGTTTGCCCTGCACCACTGCCACCGCTTCAGGCCGTGCCAGCGCCTGGGCTTCGAACAGCTGGGCGACGCTCAGATGCGCCGGGTAGTCGCGGCGAGTGGCGTTGAACTCCACCAGCAATTGACGGCGCTCAGCCGGCGGTATGATCGACAGCGTTTGCAGCGCGGTGGTCGGCGCCTGTTGCAGCGCCGTGACCACTTGGCGCAGCGCAGTGAGCATGTAGTGCGCCACACGCTGCACATCCAGCGTAGCGATGCCTTGCACGGTGAGGGCCAAACCTGTGCCCAGGTCATCGACGTTGAGCACCAGCGGGTAGTTGCTGCGCTCTTCGGAACTGAGCACCTGAATGCCGGACGCGGCGAACGGGCTGTCACCCGGTGCTTCATCCGGTGCGCTGTGGCGATAGTTGAGCAAGGTACTGAACAGCGGCAACGACGCCGGCACGCCGCTGCAGCGCTGGGCCAGGGCCAACGAAGCGTGTTCGTGACCGAGCAATTGCGCCAGGCGTGCGTGGGTGGCACGCACGCCGGCCTGCACCCCCGTGGCGCCAACGCCGACCCGTAGCGGCAAGGTGTTGATGAACATCCCCAGCGCCCGATCGGCGCCCTCGCCGCCCTGCATGCGCCCCAGCAACACGGTGCCGAACACCACGTCGCGCTGGCCGGACACCTGGCTCAGCACCTGCGCCCAGGCCAGGTGCACCAGGCTTGCGGCACTCACGCCCAACTGCCGTGCCTGTTCGCGCAGGGCCAGGCTCAGCCCCGGCTCCAGCGGCAGATGCGCTTCGACGATACCGCTGCCGTCGCCCTTCACATCCTGCAAGCCGAAGGCCAGGGTCGGTTCGTCGATATCGCCGAGCATCTCGCTGAAGAAGGCCTCGTGCTGCGCCTGGCTCACACCGAGGCGCGCCTGGGCCACGTAGTTGCGGTACTGCACCGCGTCGGGCAACTGCGCGCTGTTGCCGCACAGGCTGGCGCTCATCTCTTGCACCAGCACGTGCAGGGCGGTGTGGTCGAGCAGGATATGGTGCAACAGCAGGATGCCGACCAGGCGCCCCGCGTCCTCGCTGTACGCCAACCGCATCAGCGAAGCGCGTGACAGGTCCAGGCGATAGTGACGGGGGTCGAAGCGCTGTTGCAGAGATGCCAGGGCATCCTCGCCCGTGGCCTCGACCCGCTCGACCGCCAGCGGCGCCTGACGCAGCACCACCTGCACCGGTTCATCCAGGCCCTCCCAGAGGATCGCGGTGCGCAGGATGTCATTGCGCTCGATCACGCTGTGCAGCGCCTGGACAAACCCGTCCAGCGCGTTCTGGTCAGCAAAGCTGAACTGCACCTGCAACACGTAGGGGTCGCCCTCTGCGGTTGCCAGGTGATGGTAGAGAATCCCGGCCTGCAACGGCGCCAGGCCGTAGATGTCCTGCACATTGGCGACGCCGCCGGGTATCGCCTGGACGATGTGGTCGATGGCGGCCTGATCGAGGTCGACCAGGGGCAGCATGTCGGGCGTGATGGCCGCGCTGTGCTCTTCAATGAAATTGGCCGGCACCTGCACTTCATGCTGGCCGCCCACCGCCGCCGCCAGTGCCGCCAGCGTCGGTTGGCCGAACAGCACGCGCACATCGGCGCTCAGGTCCACCTGGCGCATGCGCTCGATCAGCTTGACCGCCAACAGGGAATGGCCGCCGAGCTCGAAGAAATTATCCTCACGCCCTACCCGGTCGACCTTGAGCAAGTCCTGCCAGAGCGTGGCGATGGTGGTTTCCACTGCGCCCTGGGGCGGGGCATAAACACGCCGGGCCAACGCGTCGGTATCGGGTGCTGGCAAGGCCTGGCGGTCGAGTTTGCCGTTGGTGGTCAGCGGGAATCGCTCCAGCAGCACAAAGGCAGCGGGCACCATGTAATCGGCCAGGCTCAGCAGCAGATGGTCGCGCAAGGCGGCCGCAGTGGGCGCACCGTCAGCAATCACATAGGCCACCAGGCGCTTATCGCCGGGGCTATCTTCCCGGGCAATCACCACGGCGTCGCGCACGCCCTCGGCAGTCACCAGATGCGCCTGGATTTCACCCAATTCGATACGGAAACCGCGGATCTTCACCTGATCGTCGTTGCGCCCCAGGTATTCGACGCTGCCGTCGGCCAGCAAACGGCCAAGGTCGCCGGTCTTGTACATGCGCAGGCCGGTGGCCGGGTCGGGCAGGAAGCGTTCGGCGTTGAGCGCGTCACGGTTCAGATAACCACGCGCCACCCCGGCGCCGCCCACGTACAACTCACCGACCACGCCAAACGGCAGCGGCTCGCGCTGGGCGTCAAGGACGTACAGTTGCAAGTCCGGGATGCGCACGCCAATCGGGCTTACGCCGACCAACTGCGCGTCGGCCGCTTCCAGCGCGCGGTAGGTCACGTGCACGGTGGTTTCGGTGATGCCGTACATGTTCACCAGTTGCGTACCGGCATTCACCGCCCGCGCATACCACGGCTTGAGCATGCCCGGCTCCAGGGCCTCGCCGCCGAAAATCACCTGGCGCAACGAATGCGCCCGGTCGCTGTTGCCCTGCGCCGCGATCAACTGGCGGAACGCACTCGGCGTCTGGTTGAGGATGCTCACCGAGGCTTCACAGAGCAGCGCGTAGCACTCATCCGGTGAACGGCTGACCAACTGCGGCACGATCAGCAACTGGCCGCCGTGCATCAGCGCGCCCCAGATTTCCCACACGGAAAAGTCGAACGCAAAGGAATGGAACAGCGCCCACACGTCGTGCTGGTTGAAGCCGAACCAGTGTTGGGTGGCACTGAACAGGCGCGCCACCTGGCGGTGTTCGATCATCACGCCCTTGGGCTGGCCGGTGGAGCCGGAGGTGTAGATGACATAGGCCAGGTGGGCCGGGCTCAGGTGCAGGCGCGGATTGACCGTGGCCTGTTGGTGCAGGGCGTCGAGGTCGATCTGCGCCAGGTTGCCGACCAGGTGCCGGGTATCGGCCTGCACCAGCACCGCCACCGGCGCGCTGTCGCCCAGGGTGTAGGCGATGCGTTCCTGCGGGTACGCCGGGTCGATCGGCACGTAGCCGGCACCGGCCTTGAGGATGCCGAGCAGGCCGATGATCATTTGCGGGCCGCGCTCCACGCAGATCGCCACGCGCGCGTCGGGGCGCACGCCGTGGGCCAGCAGCGCATGGGCGACCTGGTTGGCGCGGTCGTTGAGTTGACCGTAGGTCAGGCAGTGCTGTTCGAAACGCACGGCAATCGCGTCGGGGCGGGCGGCGGCGTGGGCTTCGACTTGCTGGTGGATCAGGGCGGTGTCGGCGTAGTGCGCGGGGCTTTGATTCAGGCGGTGCAGCAAGGTATGGCGTTCGAGGTCAGGCAGGATGTTCAGGCCGCTGAGCGGCATATCCGGTCGCTGTTCAAGGGCATCGGCCAGGCTTTCGAGCGCCGTGTGCAGGTAGCCGGCGACGCGTTGCGCGCTGATCGACGCATCGACCATCACCGTCAGCGCAAAGTCTTCACCCAGGTCATCGACATTGACCGTCAGCGGGTAGTTGGTGCGCTCCTCGGCGCCGAGCACCTGGATGCCTTCGGCGACCTCGATCACTGCGTGCATGTCGCTGGCGGCGCTGTGACGGTAATTGAGCATCGCACTGAACAGCGGCGCCGGCGCCGCCACCCCGCTGCACCGCTGGGCCAGCGCCAGTGAGGCGTGTTCGTGTTCAAGCAAGGTGGTGAGGCGCTCGTGGGTAGCCTTGATCGCGGCGCGTACGCCTTGCGCACCGACATCCACGCGCAGCGGCAAGGTATTGATGAACATGCCCAAAGCGCGTTCACCGCCCTCGCCCGCGCCCATGCGGCCGAGCATCACGGTGCCGAACACCACCGACTCACGGCCGGACACCACCCCCAGCACCCGGGCCAGCGCCAGGTGCATCAGGCTTGCCATACCGACGCCCAACGGACGCGCCAGACTGCGCAGGCGCAAGCTGAGGGCGTGATCAACCGGCAGGCGCGCTTCGTCGATGCCCAGGCCATCGCCCTGCACGTCCTGCAGGCCGAAGGGCAGCGTCGGTGCGTCGATGTCGGCGAGCATGTTGCGGAAGAAGGCTTCGTGGGCCTGCTCACTCACCCCCTGGCGCACCTGAGCGATATAGCTGCGAAACGCCACCGGCGGCGCGGCCTGCGCCTGCTTGCCGGCGAGGTACAGCTGGATTTCCTCGCGCACCCCATCGAGGGCGGTGTGATCGAGGATGGTGTGGTGAAACAGCAGCATCGCCACCACGCGTTCGTTGGCCGGGTCGTCGGCGAACACCAGGCGCAGCAACGGCGCCTGGCCCAGGTCCATGCGATAGGTGCGGGCATCGTAGCGTGCGAGCAGTTGGGCCAGGCGGTCGGCGCCGTCCAGATGCGCCTCTTCACAGACCAGGGTTGCCTTGCGCCACACCACCTGCAACGGCTCGTCGAGGCGCTCCCAGGCCATCGACGTGCGCAGGATGTCGTGACGATCGATCACCCATTGCAGCGCTTGGGCAAAGGTGTGCAGACGTGCGCGACTGTCGAACACGAACTGCGCGTGCAGCACGTAGGGGTCGCCCTGCTGTGCGCGAAGATGGTGGTAGAGCATGCCTTCCTGGAGCGGCGCCAGGGGGTAGATATCCTGCACATTCGCCGCCCCGCCGGGGATCGCCGCGAC
This genomic stretch from Pseudomonas orientalis harbors:
- a CDS encoding non-ribosomal peptide synthetase, translated to MQFSELLAAISTHAIRLQTEEGDLIVLGDDDALDDALWDQLIAHKPQLLELVAAHGGDWSSPAYRITPDMLPLVTLDQLAIDRIVAAIPGGAANVQDIYPLAPLQEGMLYHHLRAQQGDPYVLHAQFVFDSRARLHTFAQALQWVIDRHDILRTSMAWERLDEPLQVVWRKATLVCEEAHLDGADRLAQLLARYDARTYRMDLGQAPLLRLVFADDPANERVVAMLLFHHTILDHTALDGVREEIQLYLAGKQAQAAPPVAFRSYIAQVRQGVSEQAHEAFFRNMLADIDAPTLPFGLQDVQGDGLGIDEARLPVDHALSLRLRSLARPLGVGMASLMHLALARVLGVVSGRESVVFGTVMLGRMGAGEGGERALGMFINTLPLRVDVGAQGVRAAIKATHERLTTLLEHEHASLALAQRCSGVAAPAPLFSAMLNYRHSAASDMHAVIEVAEGIQVLGAEERTNYPLTVNVDDLGEDFALTVMVDASISAQRVAGYLHTALESLADALEQRPDMPLSGLNILPDLERHTLLHRLNQSPAHYADTALIHQQVEAHAAARPDAIAVRFEQHCLTYGQLNDRANQVAHALLAHGVRPDARVAICVERGPQMIIGLLGILKAGAGYVPIDPAYPQERIAYTLGDSAPVAVLVQADTRHLVGNLAQIDLDALHQQATVNPRLHLSPAHLAYVIYTSGSTGQPKGVMIEHRQVARLFSATQHWFGFNQHDVWALFHSFAFDFSVWEIWGALMHGGQLLIVPQLVSRSPDECYALLCEASVSILNQTPSAFRQLIAAQGNSDRAHSLRQVIFGGEALEPGMLKPWYARAVNAGTQLVNMYGITETTVHVTYRALEAADAQLVGVSPIGVRIPDLQLYVLDAQREPLPFGVVGELYVGGAGVARGYLNRDALNAERFLPDPATGLRMYKTGDLGRLLADGSVEYLGRNDDQVKIRGFRIELGEIQAHLVTAEGVRDAVVIAREDSPGDKRLVAYVIADGAPTAAALRDHLLLSLADYMVPAAFVLLERFPLTTNGKLDRQALPAPDTDALARRVYAPPQGAVETTIATLWQDLLKVDRVGREDNFFELGGHSLLAVKLIERMRQVDLSADVRVLFGQPTLAALAAAVGGQHEVQVPANFIEEHSAAITPDMLPLVDLDQAAIDHIVQAIPGGVANVQDIYGLAPLQAGILYHHLATAEGDPYVLQVQFSFADQNALDGFVQALHSVIERNDILRTAILWEGLDEPVQVVLRQAPLAVERVEATGEDALASLQQRFDPRHYRLDLSRASLMRLAYSEDAGRLVGILLLHHILLDHTALHVLVQEMSASLCGNSAQLPDAVQYRNYVAQARLGVSQAQHEAFFSEMLGDIDEPTLAFGLQDVKGDGSGIVEAHLPLEPGLSLALREQARQLGVSAASLVHLAWAQVLSQVSGQRDVVFGTVLLGRMQGGEGADRALGMFINTLPLRVGVGATGVQAGVRATHARLAQLLGHEHASLALAQRCSGVPASLPLFSTLLNYRHSAPDEAPGDSPFAASGIQVLSSEERSNYPLVLNVDDLGTGLALTVQGIATLDVQRVAHYMLTALRQVVTALQQAPTTALQTLSIIPPAERRQLLVEFNATRRDYPAHLSVAQLFEAQALARPEAVAVVQGKLSLSYRDLNRRANRLAHYLIGQGVQAGEPVALALPRSIELVVSQLAVLKCAAVYVPLDVNAPADRQAFMVQDSGARLVLDDLTGLNLDGLPVENPEREQSADTVAYIMYTSGSTGTPKGVLVPQRGITRLVINNGYADFNAQDRVAFASNPAFDASTMDVWGALLNGGQVQVIDHATVLDPQAFSAELAGATVLFVTTALFNQYVQLIPEALAGLRILLCGGERADPAAFRSLLAQAPALRLVHCYGPTETTTYATTYEVRALADDVESVPVGRPISNTQIYVLDAQLQPVPLGITGEICIGGDGVAKGYLNRPDLSAEKFVHDPFSEQPHALMYRTGDLGRWSVDGLLECLGRNDDQVKIRGFRIELGEIEARLASCAGIRDVAVLAREDVPGDKRLVAYFTWADAALGIDEVHAHLQGLLPDYMLPSAYMPLASLPLTNNGKLDRKALPAPDPQALLSRAYEAPEGEVETLLAQIWQDVLKLERVGRHDHFFELGGHSLLAVSLIERMRRVGLSADVRVLFSQPSLAALAAAVGSGREIVVPANGIPAGCTHITPSMLSLVQLDAAAIERIVANVPGGAANVQDIYPLAPLQEGILYHHISAEQGDPYLLQSRMAFDSLERLHAFMGALQQVVARHDILRTGVVWEGLDSPVQVVWRQAQLVVQAVSLDPADGGIIEQLHARFDARHYRLDITQAPLLRMVYAQDPANQRVAAILLFHHLALDHTAMEVVGQEMRAFMLEQADDLPEAAPFRNYVAQARLRVSVAEHEQFFRGMLADVDEPTLPFGLHDVQGDGRTIEEAELQLPVELAQRVREQARHLGVSAASLMHLAWAQVLGLVSGRDDVVFGTVLMGRMQAGDGADRALGMFINTLPLRVDVAAAAADAVKTTHARLSALLGHEHASLALAQRCSGVATTTPLFSALLNYRHSSPGEMARDGHGIWEGVQLLGGEERSNYPLTLSVDDLGEGFALAVLALPQIGAQRLCDYMHNAVAQLVAALENAPNTRLHHLPILPTAERDTLLREFNTTAHDFPRGHTLHGAFEVQAERQPEAVAVMQDGVALTYQQLNQRANQLAHHLLGLGVQPDDRVAICCRRGPQMLVGLLGILKAGAGYVPIDPAYPAERIAYLLQDSAPVAVLSQACTRDLLGGVASVDLQDPRLQLHPPSNPQLGTLTPAHLAYVIYTSGSTGQPKGVMVEHHHVENLVHWHCEAFGLRAASHTSSVAGFGFDALAWEVWPALCVGATLHLPPASVGNENIDELLAWWLAQPLDVSFLPTPVAEYAFSLNLQHPTLRMLLIGGDRLRQFSQERRFALINNYGPTEATVVATSGRVRAGQPLHIGRPIANATSYVLDAHLRPVPVGVAGELYVGGRGVARGYLNRPDLTAERFLQDPFNPGRMYRTGDLVRWLPDGNLEYLGRNDDQVKLRGVRVELGEIESRLVALDGVAEAVVLVREGRLIAWFTEHQALSIESLRAQLQAQLPEALVPVAYVKLAALPLTANGKLDRKALPAPDQAALLTRDYEAPQGEVETRLARIWAEVLQVEQVGRHDHFFELGGHSLLAVSLIERMRQVGLSADVRVLFSQPTLAALAAAVGSGREVQVPANRIPDGCQRITADMLSLVTLEQSTLDQVIDQVPGGAANVQDIYPLAPLQEGIFYHHISAEQGDPYLLQSHLAFDSLERLDAFAQALQQVIDRHDILRTAVVWEGLVQPLQVVWRKAELAVQCVSLQGNAIEQLHQRFDPRHYRMPMSQAPLVRLVYAEDPGQQRVVAILLFHHIVLDHTALDSVRQEMQASLLGQPLIADAAIPYRNYVAQARLGVAEQEHEAFFRQMLGDIDEPTLPFGLQDVQGDGSAIEEVQQSLAPTFSQRLRAQARLAGVSAASLFHLAWARVLASTSSQHGVVFGTVLLGRMQGGKGSDRALGMFINTLPLRVDIDETGVRAAVKRTHERLTALLGHEHASLALAQRCSGVAAPLPLFSAVLNYRHSASQDATVSQAWQGIHTLASEERTNYPLTLNVDDQRDGFRLTVMTPAHIGAQRVCGYMQTALLGLVEALEQAPHLPISRLSILGQQEREKLLHGFNATAVDYHLDQTLHGLFEAQVSCTPEAEAVKAGDQCLSYRQLNERANRLAHHLRELGVGPESRVGVCLERGLDMVIGLFAILKAGGGYVPLDPAYPHERLAYMLHDSAPVVVLAHGATRALLGDIPTLDLDRDTWQHQPSTNPGVPDLTARHQAYVIYTSGSTGQPKGVINEHAGVVNRLLWMQDAYGLNAQDAVLQKTPFSFDVSVWEFFWPLMTGARLVMARPGGHKDPAYLCEVIEAEHITTLHFVPSMLDVFLAHGDVSQAAGLVRVMCSGEALPGSLVRRFKQQLPGIGLYNLYGPTEAAVDVTAWNCARTDVPDNTPIGKPIANTRMYVLDAQLQPVPLGVVGELFIGGVQVARGYLNRAQLTAERFLEDPFSAGRMYRTGDLGRYLPDGNLEYLGRNDDQVKIRGLRIELGEIQARLIEHPAVRDAVVLAREDRLVAYYTGLPTAIEALRSQLLQHLPDFMVPALFMHLDALPLSPNGKLDRKALPAPGVHALSVGEYAAPEGDTEILLARLWAELLDVERVGRHDNFFELGGHSLLAVSLIGRLRQEGMEADVRGLFEQPTLAGYAAMTERMEIVL